The following are encoded in a window of Streptomyces griseiscabiei genomic DNA:
- a CDS encoding protein phosphatase 2C domain-containing protein, with protein MPPQGSPGGPGPGGAPPPRPSAPPWRAPAPAGDALRRSGLTPQPAPWEPPSAQPSGPVTFPPGPTPSGFRTATPWGRTPARPPAPGQQPSAPPLPPPGVPTSRPPTDVTPAYGGRRQADPRSDATPPQDAPHGGPPSSPPLPVLPPSPRPAPEPSDARPSTQLDLPTLQADEVSLVGGVGYVGSGPPTYDAEPTALPVADPEDLGDLVADTVLDGARYGACTLRAASLRGDSARYRGEPRRDALLTARFGLGEQALVLVAMATGARATPGAHRAAAEACRWIGRAIGLSHARLVEDIRAGRRGDLKSGLHRLTDRSLGKLRASAVEQGLDPEEYTASLRCLLLPADPRCRTRVFFGVGAGGLFRLRGGEWQDIEPRVADTAGAPVVGFGSLPHETPDGDRLTMDLGIATPPSPYEPAPAPPREPFRFRASVAREEDVLLLCTGGLAEPLRGEAPLAEHLAARWGAVEPPGLAAFLADAQVRVKGYADDRTAAAVWES; from the coding sequence GTGCCTCCCCAGGGTTCACCGGGCGGCCCCGGCCCCGGTGGCGCCCCGCCACCGCGCCCGTCCGCTCCGCCTTGGCGTGCCCCCGCCCCCGCCGGGGACGCCCTCCGCCGTAGCGGTCTCACTCCGCAGCCCGCGCCCTGGGAGCCGCCGTCGGCCCAGCCGTCGGGCCCCGTGACCTTCCCGCCCGGCCCCACCCCGTCGGGCTTCCGCACGGCCACGCCGTGGGGGCGCACGCCCGCGCGGCCACCCGCCCCCGGGCAGCAGCCCTCCGCGCCCCCGCTGCCACCACCCGGGGTGCCCACCTCGCGCCCCCCTACCGACGTGACCCCTGCCTACGGCGGCCGGCGCCAGGCGGATCCGCGGAGCGACGCGACGCCTCCGCAGGACGCCCCCCACGGCGGCCCGCCCTCCTCGCCTCCTCTGCCCGTTCTGCCCCCGTCCCCCCGACCGGCCCCCGAGCCGTCCGATGCCCGGCCCTCCACCCAACTGGACCTTCCGACGCTTCAGGCCGACGAGGTCTCCCTCGTCGGCGGGGTCGGGTACGTGGGGTCCGGGCCGCCGACGTACGACGCGGAGCCGACCGCGTTGCCGGTGGCGGATCCGGAGGATCTGGGGGACCTGGTGGCGGACACGGTGCTGGACGGCGCGCGCTACGGGGCGTGCACGCTGCGCGCCGCGTCGCTACGCGGCGACTCCGCGCGCTACCGGGGCGAGCCACGCCGCGACGCGCTGCTCACCGCCCGCTTCGGTCTGGGCGAACAGGCCCTCGTGCTCGTGGCCATGGCGACCGGCGCCCGCGCCACCCCGGGCGCACACCGCGCGGCGGCAGAGGCCTGCCGCTGGATCGGGCGGGCCATCGGGCTGAGCCATGCGCGGCTGGTGGAGGACATCCGGGCCGGCCGGCGCGGCGATCTGAAGTCGGGGCTGCACCGCCTCACCGACCGCAGCCTCGGCAAACTCCGCGCCAGCGCCGTCGAACAGGGGCTCGACCCCGAGGAGTACACGGCGAGCCTGCGCTGTCTGCTGCTCCCGGCCGACCCCCGGTGCCGTACGCGGGTGTTCTTCGGGGTCGGCGCCGGGGGACTGTTCCGGCTGCGGGGCGGGGAGTGGCAGGACATAGAGCCGCGGGTCGCCGACACGGCGGGCGCGCCGGTGGTCGGCTTCGGCTCGCTGCCGCACGAGACCCCCGACGGCGACCGCCTCACCATGGACCTCGGCATCGCGACACCGCCCAGTCCGTACGAACCCGCCCCCGCCCCGCCCCGCGAACCCTTCCGGTTCCGCGCGTCGGTGGCCCGGGAGGAGGACGTCCTGCTGCTGTGCACCGGCGGTCTGGCCGAACCGCTGCGCGGCGAGGCGCCGCTCGCCGAGCATCTGGCGGCGCGCTGGGGAGCCGTGGAGCCCCCCGGTCTCGCCGCCTTCCTCGCCGACGCGCAGGTCAGGGTCAAGGGGTACGCGGACGACCGTACGGCCGCCGCCGTGTGGGAGTCGTGA